The Mangifera indica cultivar Alphonso chromosome 8, CATAS_Mindica_2.1, whole genome shotgun sequence genome has a window encoding:
- the LOC123223870 gene encoding glutamate--tRNA ligase, cytoplasmic-like, which produces MEIKKLSFAADSPPLSVIAAAKVAGISFPADASGSAPTFHFSNGLKLHGTYVLLRYIGRVAKLYGQNAYESGEIDEWLEYVLVFSSGSEFENACNYVDKYLEKRTFVVGQCLSIADIAIWSALAGTGQRWESLRKSKKYQNLVRWFNSVSAEYCDFLNEVTAMYVGKRGVGKPVAAKLIDQQAVQQSKSVNADVSEKGKAGNRPSFEVDLPDAEICKVRLRFAPEPSGYLHIGHSKAALLNQYFAQRYQGQLIVRFDDTNPAKESNEFVDNLLKDIETLGIKYEEVTYTSDYFPDLMAMAENLIQQGKAYVDDTPREQMQKERMDGIESKCRSNSVEENMKLWKEMILGSERGMQCCLRGKLDMQDPNKSLRDPVYYRCNPLPHHRIGSKYKLYPTYDFACPFVDAKEGITHALRSSEYHDRNAQYHRIQEDMGVKKVHIYEFSRLNMVYTLLSKRKLLWFVQNGKVDGWDDPRFPTVQGIVRRGLKVDALIQFILEQGASKNLNLMEWDKLWTINKKIIDPVCPRHTAVIEEKRVLLTLTNGPDEPFVRIIPRHKKYEGAGEKATTYTKRIWIDQADAISISVDEEITLMDWGNAIVKEINKDQDGNVMQLSGILHLEGSVKTTKLKLTWLPETNELVNLTLVGFDYLITKKKLEEGEDFLDVLNPCTKIETPAVGDSNMRNLKRGEVLQLERKGYFRCDIPFTRPSKPVVLFAIPDGRQQTVLK; this is translated from the exons ATGGAGATCAAGAAGTTATCATTTGCAGCTGATAGCCCTCCGCTGTCTGTTATTGCTGCTGCGAAGGTTGCCGGCATCTCTTTTCCAGCTGATGCTTCTGGCTCTGCGCCTACTTTCCACTTCTCTAATGG gtTGAAATTGCATGGCACATATGTTCTTCTTCGTTACATTGGTAGAGTTGCCAAATTGTACGGGCAGAATGCATATGAATCTGGCGAG aTTGATGAATGGCTAGaatatgttttggttttttcatctggctctgaatttgagaatgcatGCAACTATGTGGACAAATATCTTGAGAAGCGTACTTTTGTGGTTGGTCAGTGTTTGTCAATAGCAGATATAGCAATCTGGTCAGCTCTTGCAG GAACTGGGCAAAGATGGGAAAGTTTGAGGAAATCGAAGAAGTACCAGAACCTGGTACGGTGGTTCAACTCAGTATCTGCAGAATATTGTGACTTCTTGAATGAAGTCACAGCAATGTATGTTGGTAAGAGAGGAGTAGGTAAGCCAGTGGCAGCTAAATTAATAGACCAACAAGCTGTCCAACAATCAAAAAGTGTGAATGCAGATGTTTCTGAAAAGGGAAAAGCAGGCAACCGTCCATCTTTTGAAGTAGATCTTCCTGATGCCGAAATTTGCAAGGTGCGTTTGCGATTTGCACCAGAACCAAGTGGTTATCTTCACATTGGGCACTCAAAAGCTGCACTATTGAATCAGTATTTTGCCCAGAGGTACCAAGGTCAGCTGATTGTGCGTTTTGATGATACAAACCCTgcaaaagaaagcaatgaattTGTTGACAATCTTTTGAAAGACATTGAGACATTGGGTATCAAGTATGAAGAAGTTACCTATACTTCAGATTATTTCCCAGATTTGATGGCAATGGCTGAGAATTTGATTCAACAGGGCAAGGCTTATGTTGATGATACACCACGTGAGCAAATGCAGAAAGAAAGGATGGATGGGATTGAATCAAAATGTAGGAGCAACAGTGTGGAGGAGAATATGAAATTGTGGAAGGAAATGATTTTGGGATCAGAAAGGGGTATGCAGTGCTGTCTTCGGGGGAAGTTAGACATGCAAGACCCTAACAAATCTCTTCGAGATCCAGTTTATTATCGTTGCAATCCACTTCCCCACCACCGAATTGGGTCTAAGTACAAGTTATACCCAACATATGATTTTGCATGTCCTTTTGTTGACGCTAAAGAAGGAATAACACATGCACTTCGTTCTAGTGAGTATCATGATCGCAATGCTCAGTATCATAGAATCCAGGAGGATATGGGAGTGAAGAAGGTTCACATTTATGAGTTTAGCCGATTGAATATGGTCTATACACTTCTCAGCAAGCGTAAGCTTCTCTGGTTTGTCCAAAATGGAAAGGTTGATGGGTGGGATGACCCTCGTTTTCCAACTGTTCAAGGTATTGTGCGAAGGGGTCTGAAAGTTGACGCTTTGATACAGTTTATTCTTGAACAG GGGGCTTCCAAAAATCTCAATCTGATGGAATGGGACAAACTTTGGACTATAAATAAGAAGATTATCGATCCGGTGTGTCCTAGACACACTGCTGTCATTGAAGAGAAACGTGTACTTTTGACCCTTACCAATGGTCCTGATGAACCATTTGTTCGCATCATTCCAAGGCATAAGAAGTATGAAGGTGCTGGAGAGAAAGCTACTACTTACACAAAGAGGATATGGATAGACCAAGCTGATGCCATATCCATCTCAGTAGATGAGGAAATTACCTTGATGGATTGGGGGAATGCCATAGTGAAGGAAATAAATAAGGACCAGGATGGAAATGTCATGCAGTTGTCAGGTATTCTGCATCTAGAAGGATCAGTCAAGACCACAAAGTTGAAGCTGACCTGGCTACCTGAAACAAATGAATTAGTTAACCTCACATTGGTGGGATTTGACTACCTTATCACGAAGAAGAAG CTTGAAGAAGGTGAGGACTTCCTAGATGTGCTCAACCCATGTACAAAAATCGAGACTCCAGCAGTTGGAGATTCAAACATGCGAAATCTGAAACGTGGAGAGGTTTTGCAGCTGGAGAGGAAGGGCTACTTCAGATGTGACATTCCGTTCACTAGACCATCAAAGCCTGTTGTTCTGTTTGCAATCCCGGATGGGCGCCAGCAAACAGTGTTGAAGTAA